One genomic region from Thermoleptolyngbya sichuanensis A183 encodes:
- a CDS encoding transglutaminase family protein gives MRYWIRHTTTYRYDRPVTLAPHWVRLRPRSDVTQILHNFSLTVEPVPERVAENLDLEGNSVLKLTFGDEPLEQFQLTTISEVETFRTNPFDFLLEPWASRLPIDYPISLYRQLQPYLATSAAGLPALDPIALQLANDLWLQTDGNPVTFLWQLNQQIHANCRHIIRETGEPFPPSVTWGKEAGSCRDLTVLFTEVCRAVGLAARFVSGYQEADAGNDPELHAWAEVYLPGAGWRGYDPTQNLAVGDRYIALVASSSYRDAAPLSGTLKTGIGASSELHTTLEIEAQE, from the coding sequence ATGCGCTATTGGATTCGCCACACGACAACTTATCGATACGATCGCCCGGTGACGCTTGCCCCGCATTGGGTTCGGCTGCGGCCGCGCAGCGATGTGACGCAGATCTTGCACAACTTTTCGCTGACGGTAGAGCCGGTGCCAGAGCGCGTAGCCGAGAACCTGGATTTGGAGGGAAATAGCGTCCTCAAGCTGACGTTTGGCGATGAACCGCTGGAGCAGTTTCAGCTGACGACGATTTCGGAGGTGGAAACCTTTCGCACCAATCCCTTTGACTTTTTGCTGGAACCCTGGGCCAGCCGCCTGCCCATCGATTATCCCATTTCGCTGTATCGACAACTTCAGCCCTATCTGGCTACCTCGGCGGCTGGACTGCCCGCCCTTGACCCGATTGCCCTCCAGTTGGCCAACGACCTGTGGCTGCAAACGGACGGAAACCCCGTTACCTTTCTTTGGCAGTTGAACCAGCAAATTCATGCCAACTGTCGCCATATCATTCGCGAGACAGGCGAGCCATTTCCGCCGAGCGTCACCTGGGGCAAGGAGGCGGGGTCTTGCCGCGACCTGACGGTGCTATTTACGGAAGTGTGTCGGGCTGTGGGGCTGGCGGCGCGGTTCGTTAGCGGCTATCAGGAAGCCGACGCAGGTAACGATCCCGAACTGCACGCCTGGGCAGAGGTGTACCTCCCTGGCGCAGGCTGGCGTGGCTATGACCCAACACAGAATCTGGCAGTGGGCGATCGCTACATTGCCCTAGTGGCCAGCTCCAGCTACCGGGATGCAGCCCCCCTCAGCGGCACACTCAAAACAGGCATCGGCGCAAGCTCAGAACTCCATACCACGCTAGAAATTGAGGCTCAGGAGTGA
- a CDS encoding ABC transporter ATP-binding protein: protein MPPSRFLFHITRRYPGWIGLTVLLGLLGGVFNGVSTALIVPVLLNFLGQPVPLRGLPEAIQRLLSPFENLPEGQRLWVMTVAVVLLIGLKNLAAYGNALVAGALKRVLVTDWREAGLRLLLSVDLSFFAGSSLGDVMNQLNVEVNRSATAVATAVRGLTTGITILVFLGLLLALSWPLTLVAAGLLAGVTLVNQMSVARSRQYGEALSEASKHYSVALLDVLTGMRLVRASATEDQEYARLRRRVRDRERAEYQSLASSAAIAPLSEVVGVVALILIVWIGRTFLAAEMQTLSTVLLTFLLLLFRMLPLLAQLNTARNQFANALPSIQQSQAFLERHDKPFMQNGTIPFTGLRQGIRFRDVSFSYTAGDSRRDRFANRTSGGAQNRNGPAEPDRFVLEHISLELPKGTTLALVGASGAGKSTLADLLPRFYDPTLGAVELDGIDLRQFDLKTVRRAMGIISQDTILFNASVRDNIAYGCPDATEAQVWQAAKLAYADEFIRQLPSGLDTLIGDRGLLLSGGQRQRLAIARALLQNPEILILDEATSALDTVSERLVQAAIEALSRDRTTLVIAHRLSTVQRADQIAVLDQGRVVELGTHENLLRQNGYYARLCALQFADEMAPSASAVPTQLARRSYEIRNRLNAMIGSLRLLVDGIVTDPDEQIELTEEAYYSTLNVLRSLEALERGYEGKSD, encoded by the coding sequence ATGCCCCCCTCTCGTTTCCTTTTCCACATCACCCGCCGATACCCCGGCTGGATCGGGCTGACGGTGCTGCTAGGGCTGCTGGGGGGCGTGTTTAATGGCGTGAGTACGGCGCTGATTGTGCCCGTGCTGCTAAATTTTTTGGGACAGCCTGTGCCGCTGCGGGGGCTGCCGGAGGCGATTCAGCGGCTGCTGAGTCCGTTTGAAAATCTACCGGAAGGGCAGCGGCTGTGGGTAATGACGGTGGCAGTGGTGCTGCTAATCGGGCTGAAAAATCTGGCGGCCTATGGCAATGCACTGGTAGCGGGGGCGCTGAAGCGAGTGCTGGTGACGGATTGGCGCGAGGCGGGGCTGCGGCTGCTGCTGTCGGTGGATCTGAGTTTTTTTGCGGGCAGCAGTCTGGGCGACGTGATGAACCAGCTCAACGTAGAGGTGAATCGCTCGGCGACGGCCGTGGCGACGGCGGTGCGGGGGCTGACTACGGGTATCACGATTCTGGTCTTTCTGGGGCTGCTGCTGGCGCTGTCGTGGCCGCTGACGCTGGTGGCGGCGGGGCTGCTGGCGGGGGTAACGCTGGTGAATCAAATGAGCGTAGCGCGATCGCGCCAGTATGGGGAAGCCCTGTCGGAAGCCTCAAAGCATTACTCCGTCGCCCTGCTGGACGTGCTGACCGGGATGCGGCTGGTGCGGGCATCGGCGACGGAAGACCAAGAATATGCCCGACTGCGGCGGCGGGTGCGCGATCGCGAACGGGCCGAGTATCAATCCTTGGCTAGCTCAGCGGCGATCGCCCCCCTCAGCGAAGTCGTCGGCGTAGTGGCGCTGATTCTGATTGTGTGGATTGGGCGCACGTTTTTGGCAGCGGAAATGCAGACGCTTTCCACAGTGCTGCTGACGTTTTTGCTGCTGCTGTTTCGGATGCTGCCGCTGCTGGCCCAGCTCAACACCGCCCGCAACCAGTTCGCCAACGCCCTGCCCAGCATCCAGCAGTCGCAAGCCTTTTTGGAGCGCCACGACAAGCCGTTTATGCAGAATGGCACGATTCCTTTTACTGGTCTGCGGCAGGGCATTCGGTTTCGGGATGTGTCTTTTAGCTACACAGCAGGCGACTCCCGCAGGGATCGCTTCGCAAATCGCACCAGTGGTGGGGCACAAAATCGCAATGGCCCTGCGGAACCAGATCGCTTCGTGCTGGAACACATATCGCTGGAACTGCCCAAGGGCACGACGCTGGCGCTAGTGGGTGCATCTGGCGCGGGCAAATCGACCCTGGCGGATCTGCTGCCCCGCTTTTATGACCCGACGCTGGGCGCAGTGGAGCTAGACGGCATCGACCTGCGGCAGTTTGACCTGAAAACTGTGCGGCGGGCGATGGGCATCATCAGCCAGGACACGATTTTGTTCAACGCTTCGGTGCGCGACAACATTGCCTACGGCTGTCCCGACGCAACCGAAGCACAGGTGTGGCAGGCGGCAAAACTCGCCTATGCCGATGAGTTTATCCGGCAGTTGCCGAGCGGGCTGGACACCCTGATTGGCGATCGCGGCCTGCTGCTCTCTGGGGGACAGCGCCAGCGGCTGGCGATCGCCCGCGCCCTGCTGCAAAATCCCGAAATCCTCATCCTCGACGAAGCCACCAGCGCCCTCGACACCGTATCCGAACGGCTTGTGCAGGCCGCCATCGAAGCCCTTAGCCGCGATCGCACGACCCTGGTCATCGCCCATCGCCTCTCCACCGTGCAGCGGGCCGACCAAATCGCCGTCCTCGACCAGGGCCGCGTGGTGGAGTTGGGCACTCACGAGAACTTGCTGCGGCAAAACGGCTACTACGCCCGCCTCTGCGCTCTCCAGTTTGCCGACGAAATGGCCCCCAGCGCCAGCGCCGTACCCACCCAGCTAGCCCGCCGCTCCTACGAAATCCGCAATCGGCTCAACGCCATGATCGGCTCCCTGCGGCTGCTGGTCGATGGCATTGTGACAGACCCCGACGAGCAGATTGAACTCACCGAAGAAGCCTACTACTCCACGCTCAACGTGCTTCGTAGTCTGGAGGCGCTGGAACGCGGCTATGAAGGCAAGTCGGATTGA
- a CDS encoding GTP-binding protein codes for MQDTHFQRARASLRQAIGRYTQKARSPRRGAGDVELQASLKTDLNQLSAALDKLNCSLLRIAVFGLVSRGKSAVINGLIGQKLLPTGPINGVTQYPRSVYWALPESDLRVELIDTPGLDEVGGQTRAEMARDVANQADLILFVIAGDITRTEYQALAELQAAHKPMLLVFNKADLYPDQDRDAIYQKLRILFAEGGDRGRPFLMPEDVVRVSAEPAPVQVRVEWPDGSVTHEWESPPPQVEELRALLVDIIQKEGKSLLALNALRQARETEQGIARKALKLNQEQAEELIWKFAKWKAIAIGVNPIAILDLAGGAVTDLVMIRNLAKLYGLPMTSFEAGKLLQAILWSSGSLLLGEVGSGLLLGAGKSASAVGAMFDSVGGLMAYGSAAVAQGAIAGYGSYRVGKAAQAYLERGCTWGPDGPNTVIQDILSQVDEDTVMYRLQRELGG; via the coding sequence ATGCAAGATACACATTTTCAGCGGGCGCGGGCCAGCCTGCGACAAGCCATCGGACGCTATACCCAAAAGGCGCGATCGCCCCGACGAGGCGCAGGAGATGTGGAGCTTCAGGCCTCCCTCAAAACCGATTTGAACCAGCTTTCAGCCGCGCTGGACAAGCTGAATTGCAGCCTGCTGAGGATTGCAGTGTTTGGTCTGGTGAGCCGGGGCAAATCGGCGGTGATTAACGGACTCATCGGGCAAAAGCTATTGCCGACCGGGCCGATCAACGGCGTGACCCAGTATCCCCGCTCGGTCTATTGGGCGCTGCCGGAGAGCGACCTGCGGGTGGAACTTATCGACACGCCAGGGCTGGATGAAGTGGGCGGGCAGACGCGGGCTGAGATGGCGCGGGACGTGGCTAATCAGGCCGACCTAATTTTGTTTGTCATTGCAGGCGATATTACACGCACAGAATATCAAGCATTGGCAGAACTGCAAGCGGCCCACAAGCCCATGCTGCTGGTGTTTAACAAGGCAGATTTGTATCCTGACCAAGATCGGGACGCGATTTACCAGAAGCTGAGAATTCTGTTTGCAGAAGGGGGCGATCGCGGTCGTCCGTTTCTCATGCCGGAGGACGTGGTGCGTGTGTCGGCGGAGCCTGCGCCCGTGCAGGTGCGAGTGGAGTGGCCCGACGGCAGCGTGACGCACGAATGGGAGTCGCCACCGCCGCAAGTGGAGGAGCTGCGGGCGCTGCTGGTAGACATTATCCAAAAGGAAGGCAAGTCGCTGCTGGCGCTAAATGCGCTGCGGCAGGCGCGAGAAACGGAGCAGGGCATCGCCCGCAAAGCCCTGAAGCTAAACCAGGAGCAGGCGGAGGAGTTGATCTGGAAATTTGCCAAGTGGAAGGCGATCGCCATCGGCGTGAACCCCATTGCGATTCTTGATCTCGCGGGCGGGGCTGTGACCGATCTGGTGATGATCCGCAATCTGGCAAAGCTCTACGGCCTACCCATGACCAGCTTTGAGGCGGGCAAACTGCTCCAGGCGATTTTGTGGAGTTCGGGCAGTCTGCTGCTGGGTGAAGTGGGCAGCGGCTTGCTCTTGGGGGCGGGCAAGAGTGCGTCGGCGGTGGGCGCGATGTTCGACAGCGTCGGGGGTCTAATGGCCTACGGCAGTGCGGCGGTGGCTCAGGGGGCGATCGCCGGATACGGTTCCTACCGCGTAGGCAAGGCTGCCCAGGCCTACCTGGAACGCGGCTGTACTTGGGGGCCGGACGGGCCCAACACGGTAATTCAGGACATCCTCAGCCAAGTAGACGAAGATACAGTCATGTACCGACTCCAGCGGGAATTGGGCGGATAG
- a CDS encoding peptidylprolyl isomerase, producing MRQKMGRWFALVGLVGLMLIGGCSGANTDNASSGTASGDSAIAQSPVLTPAPGPATPYANLARLDGEATVEIRVKGSPIEIQVNGQDAPITAGNFVDLVNRGVYDGLMFHRVVREPEPFVVQGGDPQSKDASVPLGMLGTGSFIDPATSSPRYIPLEIKPAGAAEPVYGKTLEPGTAPVLKHTRGAVAMARSQFPDSASSQFYFTLADLGFLDGQYAVFGYVTRGMDVVDEIQQGDRIETARVTAGLENLKTGG from the coding sequence ATGAGACAGAAAATGGGGCGGTGGTTCGCCCTGGTTGGACTGGTTGGCCTGATGCTAATTGGAGGCTGTTCGGGGGCGAATACAGACAACGCTAGTTCTGGTACTGCATCTGGCGACTCGGCGATCGCCCAATCGCCCGTCCTCACGCCCGCTCCCGGCCCAGCTACGCCCTACGCAAACCTGGCACGACTGGACGGCGAAGCGACCGTCGAAATTCGGGTCAAGGGGTCGCCCATTGAAATCCAGGTGAACGGCCAGGATGCACCGATTACCGCTGGAAATTTCGTCGATTTGGTGAATCGCGGGGTCTACGACGGGCTGATGTTTCATCGCGTGGTACGAGAGCCAGAGCCGTTTGTGGTGCAGGGCGGCGACCCCCAGAGCAAAGATGCCAGTGTGCCCCTGGGGATGCTGGGTACGGGCAGCTTTATTGACCCTGCCACCTCTAGCCCGCGCTACATTCCGCTAGAAATCAAGCCCGCTGGTGCAGCGGAACCCGTGTATGGGAAAACACTGGAGCCTGGAACCGCGCCCGTGCTGAAACACACGCGAGGGGCGGTGGCAATGGCGCGATCGCAGTTTCCTGACTCGGCTTCGTCGCAGTTTTATTTCACCCTGGCGGATCTGGGCTTTCTGGATGGGCAGTATGCTGTGTTTGGCTATGTAACCCGCGGGATGGACGTGGTGGACGAGATTCAGCAGGGCGATCGCATCGAGACGGCCCGCGTTACCGCAGGGTTGGAAAACCTGAAGACGGGTGGCTAA
- the psbD gene encoding photosystem II D2 protein (photosystem q(a) protein), with protein sequence MTVAMGRAQAQRGWFDVLDDWLKRDRFVFVGWSGILLFPCAYLALGGWLTGTTFVTSWYTHGIASSYLEGCNFLTAAVSTPPNSLGHSLLFLWGPEAQWNFTRWCQLGGLWTFVALHGAFGLIGFMLRQFEIARLVGIRPYNALAFSGPIAVFVSVFLLYPLGQSGWFFAPSFGVAAIFRFILFVQGFHNFTLNPFHMMGVAGILGGALLCAIHGATVENTLYEDGDKANTFRAFNPTQAEETYSMVTANRFWSQIFGIAFSNKRWLHFFMLFVPVTGLWMASIGIAGLALNLRAYDFVSQEIRAAEDPEFETFYTKNILLNEGIRAWMAPQDQPHENFVFPEEVLPRGNAL encoded by the coding sequence ATGACCGTAGCAATGGGAAGAGCGCAAGCCCAGCGAGGATGGTTTGACGTTCTCGACGACTGGCTAAAGCGCGACCGATTTGTCTTCGTAGGATGGTCAGGCATTCTGCTATTCCCCTGCGCCTACCTGGCGCTGGGAGGCTGGCTGACCGGCACCACCTTCGTCACCTCCTGGTACACCCACGGCATCGCCAGTTCCTACCTAGAGGGCTGCAACTTTTTGACCGCCGCCGTATCCACCCCGCCCAACAGCCTGGGACACAGCCTGTTGTTTTTGTGGGGCCCCGAAGCCCAGTGGAACTTCACCCGCTGGTGTCAACTAGGCGGCTTGTGGACCTTTGTCGCTCTGCACGGCGCATTCGGACTGATCGGCTTCATGCTGCGACAGTTTGAGATTGCCCGTCTAGTGGGCATCCGTCCGTACAACGCCCTGGCATTCTCCGGTCCCATCGCCGTGTTTGTCAGCGTATTTCTGCTGTACCCGCTAGGACAATCGGGCTGGTTCTTCGCCCCCAGCTTTGGCGTTGCCGCCATCTTCCGATTCATCCTATTCGTGCAAGGCTTCCACAACTTCACCCTGAACCCGTTCCACATGATGGGCGTGGCCGGCATCCTGGGGGGTGCGCTGTTGTGCGCCATCCACGGAGCGACCGTGGAGAACACCCTGTACGAAGACGGCGACAAGGCGAACACCTTCCGCGCCTTCAACCCGACACAGGCAGAAGAGACCTACTCGATGGTGACCGCCAACCGCTTCTGGTCTCAGATTTTCGGGATTGCGTTTTCCAACAAGCGCTGGCTGCACTTCTTCATGCTGTTTGTGCCGGTCACGGGTCTGTGGATGGCGAGCATTGGGATTGCGGGCTTGGCGCTGAACCTGCGGGCGTATGACTTTGTGTCGCAGGAGATTCGCGCGGCGGAAGACCCGGAGTTTGAGACGTTCTACACCAAGAACATTCTGCTGAACGAGGGCATCCGCGCCTGGATGGCTCCGCAAGACCAGCCTCACGAAAACTTTGTATTCCCTGAAGAGGTACTGCCCCGTGGTAACGCTCTCTAG
- a CDS encoding NAD(P)/FAD-dependent oxidoreductase — MGLAETLLSALPDNPLVGLRRADALWQAYREGRIPCPTVITESSEPLGETEWDVVICGGTLGLLMGCALVRRGWRVALLERGILQGRDQEWNISRRELAVLVHLHLLSPAELEGAIASEYNPARIAFQGGTELWVRDVLNVGVSPRQLLETLKAKFLAAGGQLFEQTGFAAATVHPDGVAVQAGNGFKTRLLLDAMGHFSPISQQARGGQKPDAVCMVVGTCAQGFPHNETGDLFASITPIENQCQYFWEAFPARDGRTTYLFTYLDAHPSRPSLEQLFDEYFRLLPQYQGVALEALNIRRSLYGFFPCYRQSPLQPKWSRILPIGDSSGGQSPLSFGGFGAMLRHLPRLADGIHQALATDQLHRSALALLQPYQPNLSVTWLFQRAMSVGVDQTVPPDRINQLLSAVFADMAALGDPVLRPFLQDVVQFPALAQAMLRTSVAHPRIVLQIIPQVGLGTLASWLWHYANLGLYAGLDQIGQLHKRFGGISLRPWSKTLPPPWRYRISRWLDAWKYGSGGDYEQED; from the coding sequence ATGGGACTTGCCGAAACCCTCCTGTCTGCCTTGCCTGATAACCCACTAGTGGGGCTGCGCCGAGCCGATGCCCTGTGGCAAGCCTATCGAGAGGGCAGGATTCCCTGTCCCACTGTCATAACTGAATCCTCAGAGCCGCTGGGCGAAACCGAGTGGGACGTGGTAATTTGCGGCGGCACGCTGGGGCTGCTGATGGGCTGTGCGCTGGTACGGCGGGGCTGGCGGGTGGCGCTGCTGGAGCGGGGCATTTTGCAGGGGCGCGACCAAGAGTGGAATATTTCGCGGCGAGAACTGGCGGTGCTAGTCCACCTGCATCTGCTGAGTCCGGCAGAACTGGAGGGGGCGATCGCCAGTGAATATAATCCTGCCCGCATCGCCTTTCAGGGCGGCACCGAACTCTGGGTGCGAGACGTGCTGAATGTGGGCGTGAGTCCCCGACAGTTGCTCGAAACGCTGAAAGCAAAATTTCTGGCAGCAGGCGGGCAGTTGTTCGAGCAGACGGGGTTCGCAGCGGCGACGGTTCACCCGGATGGCGTGGCAGTGCAGGCTGGCAACGGGTTCAAAACGCGGCTGCTGCTAGACGCGATGGGGCACTTTTCGCCCATTAGCCAGCAGGCAAGAGGCGGACAGAAGCCGGATGCGGTTTGTATGGTGGTGGGCACCTGCGCTCAGGGCTTTCCGCACAACGAAACGGGCGACCTGTTTGCCTCCATCACGCCGATTGAAAACCAGTGTCAATATTTTTGGGAGGCGTTTCCCGCCCGCGACGGCAGAACAACGTATCTCTTCACCTATCTGGACGCACACCCCAGCCGCCCCAGCCTGGAGCAGTTGTTTGACGAGTATTTTCGGCTATTGCCGCAGTATCAGGGGGTGGCGCTGGAGGCGCTAAACATTAGGCGATCGCTCTATGGCTTTTTTCCCTGCTATCGCCAAAGTCCGCTCCAGCCCAAGTGGAGCCGAATTTTGCCCATCGGCGACAGCAGCGGCGGCCAATCTCCCCTCAGCTTTGGCGGCTTTGGAGCGATGCTGCGCCACTTGCCCCGGCTGGCAGACGGCATCCACCAGGCTCTAGCAACCGACCAACTCCACCGTTCTGCCCTAGCGCTGCTGCAACCCTACCAACCCAATCTCTCTGTGACCTGGCTGTTTCAGCGGGCCATGAGCGTCGGGGTTGACCAGACCGTACCGCCTGACCGGATTAATCAACTGCTCTCGGCGGTGTTTGCCGATATGGCCGCGCTGGGTGACCCCGTGCTGCGGCCCTTTTTGCAAGACGTGGTGCAGTTTCCCGCGTTGGCCCAAGCCATGCTGCGAACCTCAGTAGCACACCCCCGCATTGTGCTGCAAATCATTCCGCAGGTGGGGCTGGGCACTCTCGCGAGCTGGCTCTGGCATTATGCCAACCTGGGGCTATACGCGGGCCTAGACCAAATCGGGCAGTTGCACAAGCGTTTTGGAGGCATATCGCTCCGCCCCTGGAGCAAGACGCTGCCGCCCCCCTGGCGCTATCGCATCTCACGCTGGCTAGATGCCTGGAAGTATGGGTCGGGAGGAGATTATGAGCAGGAAGATTAG
- the psbC gene encoding photosystem II reaction center protein CP43 produces MVTLSSSSMVAGNRDQESSGFAWWAGNARLINLSGKLLGAHVAHAGLIVFWAGAMTLFEVAHFVPEKPMYEQGLILLPHLATLGWGVGPGGEVLDTFPYFVVGVLHLISSAVLGLGGIYHAVRGPETLEEYSSFFGYDWKDKNQMTNIIGYHLILLGLGAFLLVFKAMFFGGVYDTWAPGGGDVRVITNPTLNPVTIFGYLLKSPFGGEGWIVSVNNMEDVIGGHIWVGFICIAGGVWHILTKPFGWVRRAFIWSGEAYLSYSLGALSLMGFVASTMVWYNNTVYPSEFFGPTGPEASQAQALTFLIRDQRLGANVGSAQGPTGLGKYLMRSPTGEIIFGGETMRFWDFQGPWLEPLRGPNGLDLDKIKNDIQPWQARRAAEYMTHAPLGSLNSVGGVATEINSVNFVSPRAWLATSHFVLAFFFLVGHLWHAGRARAAAAGFEKGIDRESEPVLAMPDID; encoded by the coding sequence GTGGTAACGCTCTCTAGTAGCTCAATGGTTGCCGGAAACCGCGACCAGGAATCCTCCGGGTTTGCCTGGTGGGCTGGCAACGCCCGTCTAATTAATCTTTCTGGAAAGCTGTTGGGCGCTCATGTTGCCCACGCTGGTCTGATTGTCTTCTGGGCAGGCGCGATGACGCTGTTTGAAGTGGCTCACTTCGTGCCTGAGAAGCCCATGTATGAGCAAGGGCTAATTCTGCTGCCTCACCTGGCAACGCTGGGTTGGGGCGTGGGCCCTGGCGGTGAAGTGCTGGATACCTTCCCCTACTTTGTGGTGGGTGTGCTGCACCTGATTTCCTCTGCTGTTCTGGGTCTGGGCGGGATTTACCATGCCGTTCGTGGCCCCGAAACGCTGGAAGAATACTCTTCCTTCTTTGGATACGACTGGAAGGATAAGAACCAGATGACCAACATCATCGGGTATCACCTGATCCTGCTGGGTCTGGGTGCCTTCCTGCTGGTGTTTAAGGCTATGTTCTTCGGTGGTGTGTATGACACCTGGGCACCGGGTGGCGGTGACGTTCGCGTTATCACCAACCCGACGCTGAACCCAGTGACGATTTTTGGCTACCTGCTGAAGTCTCCCTTTGGCGGCGAAGGCTGGATCGTCAGCGTCAACAACATGGAAGACGTAATCGGTGGCCACATCTGGGTCGGCTTCATCTGCATCGCAGGTGGTGTCTGGCACATCCTGACCAAGCCGTTCGGCTGGGTGCGCCGCGCCTTTATCTGGTCGGGTGAAGCTTACCTGTCTTATAGCCTGGGCGCTCTGTCGCTGATGGGCTTTGTGGCTTCCACGATGGTTTGGTACAATAACACGGTTTATCCTAGCGAGTTCTTCGGCCCCACCGGCCCCGAAGCGTCGCAGGCTCAAGCTCTCACCTTTCTGATCCGTGACCAGCGCTTGGGTGCAAACGTGGGTTCTGCTCAGGGCCCCACAGGTCTGGGTAAGTACCTGATGCGCTCTCCGACGGGTGAAATCATCTTCGGCGGTGAAACCATGCGCTTCTGGGACTTCCAGGGCCCCTGGCTGGAGCCGCTGCGTGGTCCCAATGGTCTAGATCTGGATAAGATCAAGAATGACATTCAGCCTTGGCAAGCTCGCCGCGCGGCTGAGTACATGACTCACGCGCCGCTGGGTTCCCTGAACTCTGTGGGCGGTGTGGCGACCGAAATTAACTCGGTAAACTTTGTGTCGCCTCGCGCCTGGCTGGCAACGTCTCACTTTGTGCTGGCGTTCTTCTTCCTGGTGGGTCACCTGTGGCATGCGGGTCGCGCCCGTGCTGCGGCGGCTGGCTTTGAGAAGGGTATCGACCGCGAGTCTGAGCCGGTGTTGGCAATGCCGGATATCGACTAG
- a CDS encoding photosystem I assembly protein Ycf4, translated as MTASSVSTESRVLRKTVVGSRRLSNYWWATVILGGGLGFLLSSISSYLKVNLLPFSDPTQLVFIPQGLVMGFYGVLALLLATYLWLVILWDVGGGYNEFNRDTGMLTIFRSGFPGKNRKIEVTHKLEDVQAIRVQIKEGLNPKRSLYLRIKGKGDIPLTRVGQPMALAELETEGAELARFLGVPLEGL; from the coding sequence ATGACCGCATCCAGTGTGTCCACCGAGAGCCGCGTGCTGCGGAAGACGGTTGTGGGGTCTCGCCGCCTGAGCAACTATTGGTGGGCGACGGTAATTTTGGGCGGAGGACTGGGCTTTTTGCTGTCCAGCATTTCCAGCTATTTGAAAGTCAATCTGCTGCCGTTTTCTGACCCAACGCAGCTCGTTTTTATTCCGCAGGGGCTGGTGATGGGGTTTTACGGCGTGTTGGCGCTGCTGCTGGCGACCTATCTGTGGCTGGTGATTTTGTGGGATGTGGGCGGCGGCTATAACGAGTTCAACCGGGATACGGGGATGCTGACGATTTTTCGGTCGGGCTTTCCGGGCAAGAACCGCAAAATTGAAGTCACTCATAAGTTAGAGGACGTGCAGGCGATTCGCGTGCAGATTAAAGAAGGACTCAACCCGAAGCGATCGCTCTACCTGCGGATCAAAGGCAAGGGCGACATTCCCCTGACGCGGGTGGGACAACCGATGGCGCTGGCAGAACTGGAAACCGAAGGCGCTGAACTGGCGCGGTTTTTGGGTGTGCCGCTGGAAGGTCTGTAG